One Tomitella gaofuii DNA segment encodes these proteins:
- a CDS encoding ABC transporter permease yields MTTAPPELTTTGPVDTAPTGLWQQSWIMVRRNLIHTKRMPEMLSDVTIQPVMFVVLFAYVFGASITNTGGPSYKEFLLPGIMGQTIVFTAFIVATGITADLDKGIIDRFRSLPIRRSSVLIGRSIASLLHSSIGIVVMALTGLAIGWRIRNSAAEALLAFALVLLFGFGMIWLGILIGSWLRSVEAVNGFMFATLFPITFLSNAFVPTAPMPTWLRTIAEWNPVSSLVQSLRVLWGNGPAAGPDSALPLQYPVITTLIWTVVLTMTFAPFALRAYAKRTAD; encoded by the coding sequence ATGACCACCGCACCACCGGAGCTCACCACCACCGGCCCGGTCGACACCGCACCCACGGGACTCTGGCAACAGTCGTGGATCATGGTCCGCCGCAACCTGATCCACACCAAGCGCATGCCGGAGATGCTCTCCGACGTCACCATCCAGCCGGTCATGTTCGTGGTGCTGTTCGCGTACGTGTTCGGCGCGTCCATCACCAACACCGGCGGCCCCTCCTACAAGGAGTTCCTGCTGCCCGGCATCATGGGGCAGACGATCGTGTTCACCGCGTTCATCGTCGCCACCGGCATCACCGCCGACCTGGACAAGGGCATCATCGACCGGTTCCGTTCGCTGCCCATCCGCCGCTCGTCGGTGCTCATCGGGCGCAGCATCGCCAGCCTGCTGCACTCGTCCATCGGCATCGTCGTCATGGCCCTGACCGGCCTGGCCATCGGCTGGCGCATCCGCAACTCGGCCGCCGAGGCGCTGCTGGCGTTCGCCCTGGTGCTGTTGTTCGGCTTCGGGATGATCTGGCTCGGCATCCTCATCGGCTCGTGGCTGCGCTCGGTGGAGGCCGTCAACGGGTTCATGTTCGCCACCCTGTTCCCCATCACGTTCCTGTCCAACGCGTTCGTCCCGACAGCGCCGATGCCGACGTGGCTGCGCACCATCGCCGAGTGGAACCCGGTGTCGTCACTGGTGCAATCGCTGCGCGTGCTGTGGGGCAACGGCCCGGCGGCGGGCCCCGACTCCGCCCTGCCGCTGCAGTACCCGGTGATCACCACCCTCATCTGGACCGTGGTGCTCACCATGACGTTCGCCCCGTTCGCGCTGCGCGCGTATGCCAAGCGCACCGCCGATTAG